Within Ipomoea triloba cultivar NCNSP0323 chromosome 9, ASM357664v1, the genomic segment AACATTATAAGAAACCTGCTTAGACTCCTCATCCACCTCCGACATCTTCCTCCCAATAAACCTCTTCACCGAGAAAAACGTGTTCTCGGGATTCACCACGGCCTGGCGCTTCGCAATCTGGCCAACAAGCCTATCCCCGTTCTTTGTGTAGGCCACCACAGAAGGCGTAGTCCTCTGCCCTTCCGCATTCGTCACGATGGTCGGCTTCCCCCCTTCCATCACCGCCACGGCGGAGTTAGTCGTCCCTAGGTCAATTCCGACCACCTTCTCCGCCACAATACGCAACCGCGTCCCGCCTGCATTTCCTCGACTCCTCTTCAGCTTGAGTCCGAATGGCACGGTTCTACAGCTCACTCTCTGCCCAAAAAACACCGTTCTCGATCGACCAGTTGCAAATTGAGTAGCTCCGAGAGCGTGAATTTGAGCCGTAGATGACGACGCCATCAAGTGCGTATATAAGCGACCAAGCAAGTGCGTTTATGTATATAAGTCAAAATATAATTGTgtagagagagaagagaggtAGGGTTTTGAATGGAGAAGAAGCCTCAACCCTGTGTAGCTGTGTAGAGAGGTCGGAAACGGGTTTAGTGTAGAGAGAGCAGAGGAAGTTACAGTGagcgaggaagaagaagatgataaaGTGAGGGTTTGGTATGGCCACGTGGACGCTAGTGAGAAGATCTTTTGTTGGCGAATCAAAATATGAAATCCAAgcatatatatactccgtaataataatcCGTAATTAGCTGACGTATTTCTGGGGAACTATTGGGCTCGAAAATCAAAGGGCCCAATCATATCACTTGGGTCTTAAGCCTGTAACTCGGAACTCCTATTTCACTACcaactttaatttatagaaaaaCTCATAGTTGCTATATTTAATCTCTAAAGCCCGCAGTGGCGCAGTCGCTACTTTATAGAAAAGTTAGCAATCactattcaaatatatatactgagtAAAATTCTTTTGTAACCTCAATCAATAAGAGTCATAAACCAATCTATCTTACTACCAAAACTTCATTATTACAAAATATGGAGTGTACACTAACAAGATGTTTGTTAAAGAGTTAACACACCAGTTAGCCTTTTCTCTCAGAGTCTCAGTAAGTAAAAGGTCCCTCAAGTAGAAGCTGCAAGTGGAACATACACTAACGGAACATTTGTTAAAGAGTTAACGCACCAATTAACCTCATctcttgattaaaaaaaattatgtcgCACACGCCCTCATCACTCGGAAAAGGGTTGTCTTTCGGTAAGAAAAAGGTTATGTGAACAACGAACTCTTATCCCAAATATAAATCAAATCGAACAAAATTTAATACAAATAGCATAACATGACACTTTTTTTGCACAAGCTTAAGTGACCTTATGTAAAATTGACTGACTGCTcgtgaatatttaaaaaaaaaaaaaaaaattgaaatcacATGTACAAATTGTTTGATACAGTTTCAAGTATAGAAACAGTAGAATAACGGACGCCTTTGACGGAGTAGGTTGCAAACAGCCAATCTTCCTGCTCTAAACAATGGAAGAAAAACCCAACTATTATCAGTAAATAACTCAACACCAGAACAGCAGTCAAATTAAGGCCAAGGAAACACAGAAATCAGGAAAGTGGTATTTATCAGTGGAAAAATACACTCAGCTATAATGTTATATAGTTATACCCACATACTACAAACAAAATCACCAGCTTCTCTCGGCTTTGCACTACCATTTAGGCTTTCTCTTGTGCGCGTGAAGGGGTGGTGAGTGATTGCACTATTGACACTCTGCATCCAAAATGAACAGAATACATGCGCTCATTGGCTGTCCAGTTCAAAGTTTCCTGACAAATTTGGTTTCAAACACCTCATAGATTATAGGACATTTTACAATTGGTGCACGCCCAACCAAGGCAGCTGAAGCAAACGGGAGAAATGAAATTCCAACTTGTCACTAGGAGCGCAATGCCATGAATAAGTTCTGCCTCCGAGCATGTTCAGGAATTAGGCGGCGAAGAGTTTCAGGAGGGATGCTAGTGAGCTCTACAGCAAAGCATGAAAGGGAATTGGGAATTGGtaatatgcatataaatatCATACAACCATAGAACTAGAAAGTTTCAGCAACTCCATACTAAAGATATTGTGGGATTACTTTGGAACACAAGTAAAAGTGGAGGCAGAAAACAATTTTCAGTAAAACTTGCCTTGAGGTTTGAAATTGAAGAGTGGAGGAAGAGGACGCCCATTAGGCAGGCGGGTATCTGGGTCCCTCAATTCATCAAAGAAGGGATGAACACAAGCTTCCAACTGCATTACCCACAAAATCAAATCATAAAAACTTTAGTAACAAGAGTTGAAGTAGATCAGCATGAAGGCAAACTTACAGCAGTGCATCTCAAATGCGGGGAGTACTGGAAAAATCGAGAGATCAAGTCAACTGCTTCAGGAGGCAAACGTTTTTGAAAAACCTGAATCACATATAAGATGGTAAGACAAGCAATATCATGTCTAAGAATAAAACAAGAATGTGAAGGCTGAATGTTCTTGCACATTAAAAAGAATTACATTAGACAAGGAACAAAATTCATTACAGAATTAAATTGGTGGGACTGAATTTATGGGGACTAGAAACTGGATTTGTGCTCTACTTCTGCCCAGATTCCCTATTTTCATTTAGTGTAGATATTGTAGCCAGAGAGGGTGCTGAATTCAAAGGAGAAGACATTGAGAGGCAAGCTCCATTTGTTAATAAATCAGTAATTAGAGACTGAGTTAAAGGCGACTGTCTTGCAACAAAAGTGTAATAATTCTGGTCTTTCTGGATGAGACTCAAGACTTCAAATATGGAGTAACATATATGGTCTAAATCGTTCTTTAAACTACCACTCCTTTCTTTGTGGTCAGAAAAAGAATGTCTATATAGTCATAGATTTTGCTGACTTCTTGGAGAGGTTGAATACTATGCAATAGGGTTAGTGTAAagaattattttctaataagaGGCACCTTTTGATATCATTTTAGCCAAAGTTTCTACTACAGGGAGCAAATGAGAACAAAAGTGTCCTCTGTTGTCACAATACAAGAGGGAAAAGAAATAGAAAGTAGTACCTTGTGCCATGGATGGGGTTTTATCTGTGGAAATTTGAATTCGGTGTAGTTTGGGTTCATGCATTTGATCTCCTCTCTAGTAGGCGTTCCTAAGACCTgtatagaaatttaaaataaaagaattcaGGGACTGTAAGCTGAACTATACAGAAATCAGTGAGTACCAAAGAGTGAAAGTGAGAAACTACCTTTATAATCTCCACTAGTTGGTCAACCCCACTCTCTCCGGGAAACAACGGCTGTACAAGAACATTAATCAAAAGTAGAAAAACAATAGAGTAatctcaaaatataattatatcatAATACAACTAGATTGATAGAGTACCTGTCCAAGAAGTAATTCAGCCATGACGCAACCCGTGGACCAAATATCAATAGATGTAGTGTATTCATTGGCACCAAATATGAGCTCAGGAGCACGATAATATCTAGAACAGATGTAAGACACATTGGGTTCCCCTTTCACCTGATGTATTGACAAATACATCAAACTTGGAAAacttttcttaaaaattaataatggcTAGTAACTTACTAAACCAAATATTTACCAGAACTTTTGCACTTCCAAAATCACAGAGTTTCAGCTGATGTGTATGTGGGTTCACCTAGAGGTAAAAAGGGCTTCATCAGCGCATTAAATAAAACAGTTGCAGAGATGATTCAAGACCCCAGCATCCATACCAATGCTAAACACTCCATATTAGATACATTacagtctcttttttttttctcaattttaagTTAATTGAAAAGCACCAAAGCATGCAACCCAAGTACAAAATCCATTACCATATTTCTAAAATCCTCACCCTACTTAAGACCCAGTTTGGATAACTAGCTTAAAATAAGTGCTATTAAGATAAACACTTTTCAGCAAATTTAATATCAGAATCAGTGGTGATAGTTAAATTTCACATAATTCTATATGCTCCTTATTAGCTGGATAAatattcagaaaatttaactaAATTCCTCTAACAATGTCCAAGATTCAGCTAGAGAATAAGTTGGTTTGTCTACTTTCTTTTACTGATTATCATATCAGCACGACAAGCAATAAACAATTGCAGAGTAGTGACACTTTTGATCCAGAAACAATGAAGCAGGATTAAGAATTATGCTATGAATAACAAATAACACAAAATCTACCATAAGAATGGGAAAAATTCTTTATCTGTGCAAGAAAGTCTAACCAGTAAGTTCTGAGGCTTGATGTCACGATGACAAATACCAATACAGTTGTGAATATAAGCCAATGCCCTGCATATCTGCACCCAGATACATGAGTTGCAATATAAGCAATACACTAAAGTGAGCTAATGATCAACTAATGCATTGGCATTTTCAGACATGACTCTGGTGGTGACTTCAAACACGGGGAATATAGAGTTGTGTGAGTACACATGTTTGAGGTGCCCAGCATGGTACAGAAGGAAAGATGTAAATTGAATTAATCACTTATTCCCCCAATACAAGTACAGAAGCAAGTCAAGCAACATTCATTCAGAATTTTACTTCCCAGGTCATCCTATTGAAAATAACTTAGCCTCAAGCTCTATTGATGAGTTTAGAGTTCATTTTGCAATAGTACTACTAAAGGGCATACCTGATATGTATAGAGCTTGACATATATTAATGGTACCCGTTGGTTCATTCTGTTGTACTGCCTAGCAATACGATTAACAGTTTCAGGGACATACTCAAGAACAAGATTGAGATAAAGCTCTTCCTTGTCTGTTGTTGAGAAGAAAGAATGCTTAAGAGCAACAATATTAGGATGATCCAACATTTGCATAATCTGCAACTCTCTGTTCTTGTAGCGCTTATCTTGAAGAACCTTCTTAATGGCCACAATTTCTCCAGTCTCTCTACATTTT encodes:
- the LOC116029413 gene encoding shaggy-related protein kinase kappa — translated: MASTGLGHGGAGSSRSANGFTSSSSSVDWLGREMLEMRLRDRVDIDDGRESEPDIIDGVGAETGHVIRTTIGGRNGQPKQNVSYIAEHVVGTGSFGVVFQAKCRETGEIVAIKKVLQDKRYKNRELQIMQMLDHPNIVALKHSFFSTTDKEELYLNLVLEYVPETVNRIARQYNRMNQRVPLIYVKLYTYQICRALAYIHNCIGICHRDIKPQNLLVNPHTHQLKLCDFGSAKVLVKGEPNVSYICSRYYRAPELIFGANEYTTSIDIWSTGCVMAELLLGQPLFPGESGVDQLVEIIKVLGTPTREEIKCMNPNYTEFKFPQIKPHPWHKVFQKRLPPEAVDLISRFFQYSPHLRCTALEACVHPFFDELRDPDTRLPNGRPLPPLFNFKPQELTSIPPETLRRLIPEHARRQNLFMALRS